In a genomic window of Dyadobacter fermentans DSM 18053:
- a CDS encoding DNA polymerase III subunit gamma/tau, whose amino-acid sequence MDHFVVSARKYRPVTFDSVVGQSHITTTLKNAIRTNHLAQAFLFCGPRGVGKTTCARILAKTINCQNLGDDVEACGECESCVSFQNNASFNIHELDAASNNSVEDIRNLIDQVRYPPQTGKYKIYIIDEVHMLSQAAFNAFLKTLEEPPSYAIFILATTEKHKILPTILSRCQIFDFNRIQSKDIAHHLLDIAKKEGINAEHEALELIGQKADGGLRDALSMFDLNVTFSTNNHLTYAAVLENLHILDYDYYFKITDALTAGSIARSLVLFDEILRKGFDGHLFVVGLLEHFRNLLVCKDPATVTLLQVSESAERKYLEQSLMADMSFLLSALSITGQCDINYKSAKNQRLHVELCLMKLANLPQVLQLHSLAAVDETAKKKVEPQQSLNNGPAPAPQPSAVVNGQPSNGSAYAQAPAPQPAMPQHPSPQQAMHQQTAPQQVMPQQTAPQQVTPQQPASSRLKNTISLTPSLTPPTQQAAKEPAAQPRVEYAAVPNGTKKEELTLPNLQRLWYEFSQKRQQAGNSTTEQITLNREFQLNGTTIEIALDNDHQQDAVMNMRYDLLGFLKSRLDAPKLDINPRVAPQEVNRLPYTPAEKFNYMAEKNPYLLELKQALGLDVDF is encoded by the coding sequence ATGGATCATTTCGTTGTTTCGGCCAGGAAGTATCGTCCCGTCACCTTTGATTCGGTGGTGGGTCAATCACACATCACTACTACATTAAAGAATGCCATTCGCACCAATCACCTTGCGCAAGCTTTCCTTTTCTGCGGTCCCCGCGGTGTAGGAAAAACGACCTGCGCACGGATTTTGGCCAAAACCATCAACTGCCAGAACCTCGGCGACGATGTGGAGGCCTGCGGCGAATGCGAGTCTTGTGTGAGCTTCCAGAACAATGCTTCCTTTAATATCCACGAGCTCGATGCGGCTTCCAACAACTCGGTGGAGGATATCCGCAACCTGATCGACCAGGTACGTTACCCGCCCCAGACCGGCAAGTACAAGATCTACATCATCGACGAGGTGCACATGCTCTCGCAGGCCGCTTTCAATGCATTCCTGAAAACATTGGAAGAGCCGCCTTCGTACGCCATTTTCATCCTCGCAACGACCGAAAAGCATAAGATCCTGCCGACCATCCTGTCGCGATGCCAGATTTTCGACTTTAACAGGATTCAGTCGAAGGACATCGCTCATCACCTGCTGGATATCGCCAAAAAAGAGGGCATCAATGCCGAGCACGAAGCGCTGGAACTGATCGGACAAAAGGCGGACGGCGGATTGCGCGACGCACTTTCGATGTTTGACCTGAATGTGACGTTTTCTACCAACAATCATCTCACCTACGCGGCGGTGCTGGAAAACCTCCACATTCTGGATTACGACTATTATTTCAAAATCACCGACGCCCTTACCGCGGGCAGTATCGCCCGGTCACTGGTGCTGTTCGATGAGATACTCCGAAAGGGATTCGACGGGCATTTGTTTGTCGTAGGCCTGCTCGAACATTTCCGGAACCTGCTCGTTTGCAAAGACCCGGCGACGGTGACCTTGTTACAGGTGTCGGAGTCCGCTGAAAGGAAATACCTGGAACAATCGCTGATGGCCGATATGAGTTTCCTGCTATCGGCGCTGAGCATTACCGGGCAATGCGATATCAACTACAAATCGGCGAAAAATCAGCGGCTGCATGTGGAGCTCTGCCTCATGAAACTCGCCAATTTACCCCAGGTTCTTCAACTACATTCGCTTGCTGCCGTTGATGAAACGGCAAAAAAAAAAGTTGAGCCACAGCAATCCCTGAACAACGGACCGGCACCCGCACCGCAACCTTCCGCGGTAGTGAACGGGCAGCCCTCCAACGGAAGCGCCTACGCGCAGGCGCCTGCGCCCCAGCCGGCAATGCCACAGCATCCGTCTCCGCAACAGGCAATGCATCAGCAAACCGCTCCGCAGCAGGTAATGCCGCAACAAACGGCTCCGCAACAGGTAACGCCTCAGCAGCCGGCATCGTCGCGCCTGAAAAATACCATTTCACTCACACCTTCGCTCACCCCACCAACGCAGCAAGCCGCCAAGGAACCTGCCGCGCAGCCCAGGGTCGAATATGCAGCGGTACCAAACGGCACGAAGAAGGAAGAACTTACACTGCCGAATTTGCAGCGGTTGTGGTATGAATTCTCCCAAAAACGCCAGCAGGCCGGAAATTCGACTACCGAGCAAATTACACTCAATCGGGAGTTCCAGCTGAACGGCACCACCATCGAGATCGCGCTCGACAATGACCATCAGCAAGATGCCGTGATGAATATGCGGTATGATTTGCTCGGTTTTCTGAAATCACGGCTGGATGCCCCGAAATTGGACATTAACCCTCGTGTAGCGCCCCAGGAAGTGAACAGGCTGCCATACACGCCTGCGGAAAAGTTTAACTATATGGCAGAAAAAAATCCTTATCTGCTGGAATTGAAGCAGGCATTAGGCCTGGATGTGGATTTTTAG
- a CDS encoding glycoside hydrolase family 16 protein, translating into MRDNSPSLIPGLVICGLVILSAAVSCAQLAEKPKPATSQYTFAPTPSWQDEFDYSGKPDAAKWSYDLGDHGWGNNELENYTSNIENAKVENGNLVITAIKEPSGKQQYNSARLVSKGKGDFTYGKFEIRAKLPKGRGTWPAIWMLASGNEYGNKGWPDNGEIDIMEHVGFDQDRLHGNIHTKAFNHAIKSNKGNNIVVKGLSEDFHVYTCEWTPEAITILVDGNAYFTFKKEASYQWAEWPFDKPFHLILNIAVGGNWGGQKGVDDSIFPQKMKVDYVRVYPLVTK; encoded by the coding sequence ATGAGAGATAATAGTCCTTCGCTCATTCCGGGCTTGGTTATATGCGGATTGGTTATCCTTAGTGCCGCGGTAAGCTGTGCACAACTGGCAGAAAAGCCCAAACCAGCCACATCACAATACACCTTCGCTCCCACTCCATCCTGGCAGGACGAATTCGACTACTCCGGCAAACCCGATGCCGCCAAGTGGAGCTACGACCTCGGTGACCATGGCTGGGGGAATAATGAGCTGGAAAACTATACCAGCAACATCGAGAATGCCAAAGTGGAGAATGGCAATCTGGTGATTACGGCTATTAAGGAGCCGTCGGGCAAGCAGCAGTACAACTCGGCTAGATTGGTATCGAAAGGTAAAGGAGATTTTACCTATGGGAAATTCGAGATCCGCGCGAAGTTGCCGAAGGGCCGGGGTACCTGGCCGGCGATCTGGATGCTGGCGAGCGGAAATGAATATGGCAACAAAGGCTGGCCGGATAATGGCGAGATCGACATTATGGAGCACGTCGGGTTCGACCAGGACCGGCTGCATGGCAATATCCACACCAAGGCCTTTAATCATGCGATCAAGTCCAACAAAGGCAACAATATCGTCGTGAAGGGACTTTCGGAAGATTTCCATGTGTACACCTGCGAGTGGACGCCCGAAGCGATCACCATTCTCGTCGACGGCAATGCCTATTTTACCTTCAAAAAAGAAGCTTCCTACCAATGGGCGGAATGGCCGTTCGACAAGCCGTTTCATTTAATTTTAAATATCGCCGTCGGTGGTAACTGGGGTGGGCAAAAGGGCGTGGACGACAGCATTTTCCCGCAAAAAATGAAAGTCGATTACGTGCGCGTGTACCCGCTCGTGACGAAGTAG
- a CDS encoding DUF6934 family protein — translation MQEKSYPYTSNNARFRYEFTSVIDNKIVRKVVRITQTSISNVYNLALFDILADGTLSDISESRNKDLRTVLATVFRIVMDFYTQKPGAFLLFRGSDARRHRLYSIVIAREFNQLSERFVIYGLKNDVLCPFTPNSHFDFYVIEQKL, via the coding sequence ATGCAGGAAAAGTCATATCCGTACACATCAAACAATGCCCGTTTCCGCTACGAGTTTACAAGTGTCATTGACAATAAAATCGTCCGGAAAGTCGTCAGGATCACCCAAACCAGCATCTCCAACGTCTACAACCTGGCTCTTTTTGACATCCTTGCTGACGGAACATTGTCTGATATCTCCGAATCGAGGAATAAAGATCTGAGAACGGTCTTGGCAACGGTGTTTCGGATTGTAATGGATTTCTACACTCAGAAACCTGGCGCATTTTTGTTGTTCAGAGGCAGTGATGCCCGACGCCATCGCCTATACAGCATAGTTATTGCAAGAGAATTTAACCAACTATCCGAACGTTTTGTAATATATGGGCTAAAAAACGATGTGTTGTGCCCATTTACGCCAAACAGCCATTTTGATTTTTACGTAATCGAACAAAAGCTATGA
- a CDS encoding GSCFA domain-containing protein gives MKDIKLSTEVALDAPEWKVDHQTKILTIGSCFAEVLGGQLADFKFDVLNNSLGTVFNPLTICKILDSAVEEKRPNPALFLQNPDHIWMHHDFHSSQWAHGQGALDAHLSDKLDEIREFLGEADLLVVTLGTAYAYRHRKTNLIVGNCHKVPGDRFIKELLHPDQITIAFEQLIQKLIPFNRKLRILLTVSPVRHTRDTLPLNQVSKSTLRLVTHRLSEKYKHVEYFPSYEIMIDELRDYRFYKEDMIHPSSIAEDYVFNAFAQNYIDAGSLKFMSEWSSIRNTLAHRPQHGLTQGHLKMLKSLWSKLNAFSRNLDVSAEMEEVERRIGEFPGM, from the coding sequence ATGAAGGATATTAAGTTGAGTACGGAAGTTGCCCTGGATGCGCCCGAGTGGAAGGTTGATCATCAGACGAAAATACTGACCATCGGCTCGTGCTTCGCCGAGGTGCTGGGCGGGCAACTGGCTGATTTCAAGTTTGATGTGCTGAATAATTCGTTGGGTACGGTGTTTAACCCGCTTACGATCTGCAAAATTCTCGACAGCGCGGTGGAGGAGAAAAGGCCCAATCCCGCATTGTTCCTGCAAAATCCGGATCACATTTGGATGCACCACGATTTCCATTCGTCGCAATGGGCCCATGGACAGGGCGCGCTCGATGCGCACCTTTCGGATAAGCTCGATGAGATCCGCGAGTTTCTGGGTGAGGCCGATTTGCTGGTAGTTACATTGGGAACGGCCTACGCCTACCGCCATCGCAAGACGAACCTGATCGTCGGGAATTGCCACAAGGTGCCGGGCGACCGGTTTATCAAAGAGCTCCTGCACCCCGATCAGATCACGATCGCATTCGAGCAGCTCATTCAAAAACTGATTCCTTTTAACCGGAAACTGCGCATTTTGCTCACGGTAAGCCCCGTGCGCCACACGCGCGACACGCTTCCGCTGAATCAGGTGAGTAAGTCGACATTACGGCTCGTGACGCACCGGCTTTCGGAAAAATATAAGCATGTAGAATACTTCCCGTCGTACGAGATCATGATCGACGAGCTGCGCGACTATCGCTTTTATAAGGAAGATATGATCCACCCCAGCAGCATTGCCGAGGACTATGTTTTCAATGCATTTGCGCAAAACTACATCGATGCCGGCTCATTGAAATTCATGAGCGAATGGTCGTCTATCCGCAATACGCTCGCGCACCGGCCGCAGCACGGGCTCACGCAGGGGCATTTGAAAATGCTCAAATCGCTTTGGAGCAAGCTGAATGCGTTTTCCCGAAACCTGGACGTTTCGGCGGAAATGGAGGAAGTGGAGCGGCGCATCGGAGAATTTCCGGGAATGTGA
- a CDS encoding Mrp/NBP35 family ATP-binding protein: MGEFTINKEKVLQALSTVEEPDLKKDLVTLGMIQDIEIGVNQVRFTVVLTTPACPLKELIKKNCENAIHEHLSPDVEVIIKLTANVTTTRHTGPLIPGVKNVIAISSGKGGVGKSTVTANLAMALHRSGAKVGIIDADISGPSIPVMFGAENMQPTITPKDGKNYINPIRQYGVKMMSIGFLTPPDSAVVWRGPMASQALRQFFGDTDWGELDYLLIDLPPGTSDIHLTLVQTVPVTGAVVVTTPQKVALADAVKGLSMFKQPQINVPVLGVIENMAWFTPEELPDHKYHIFGKGGGQSLADKFEVPLIGQIPLVQGIREAGDDGRPAVMDTNPIVNEAFMNAAEALAQQVAIRNASRERTKAVEIVV, translated from the coding sequence ATGGGAGAATTTACAATTAATAAGGAAAAAGTATTGCAGGCATTGAGTACTGTGGAAGAGCCCGATCTAAAAAAAGATCTGGTGACGCTCGGTATGATCCAGGATATAGAAATCGGTGTAAACCAGGTACGGTTTACCGTAGTACTTACAACCCCCGCATGCCCCCTCAAAGAACTGATCAAAAAGAATTGTGAGAATGCGATCCACGAGCATCTGAGCCCGGATGTGGAGGTGATCATCAAGCTCACAGCCAATGTTACCACCACCCGCCACACCGGCCCGCTGATCCCCGGCGTGAAAAACGTGATCGCGATCTCGTCCGGCAAAGGTGGGGTAGGGAAGTCGACCGTGACAGCCAACCTTGCGATGGCATTGCACCGCTCGGGTGCAAAAGTGGGCATCATCGATGCAGATATTTCAGGTCCGTCGATCCCGGTGATGTTTGGTGCGGAGAATATGCAGCCGACCATTACACCGAAAGACGGTAAAAACTATATTAATCCGATCCGCCAGTACGGCGTCAAAATGATGTCGATCGGCTTTCTCACGCCGCCGGATAGCGCCGTAGTGTGGCGCGGCCCGATGGCGAGCCAGGCGTTGCGCCAGTTTTTCGGTGATACCGATTGGGGTGAGCTGGATTACCTGCTTATCGACCTGCCTCCCGGCACCAGCGACATTCACCTGACATTGGTCCAAACCGTGCCCGTAACCGGTGCCGTAGTGGTTACCACGCCTCAGAAAGTGGCACTCGCCGATGCAGTGAAAGGTTTGTCGATGTTTAAACAGCCGCAAATCAATGTGCCCGTGCTGGGTGTGATTGAAAACATGGCCTGGTTTACGCCGGAAGAGTTGCCGGATCACAAATACCACATTTTTGGTAAAGGAGGCGGACAGTCGCTGGCCGACAAATTTGAGGTGCCTTTGATCGGTCAGATTCCTCTGGTACAAGGCATTCGCGAGGCGGGCGACGATGGCCGCCCGGCTGTAATGGACACCAATCCGATCGTGAACGAGGCGTTTATGAATGCGGCCGAGGCATTGGCACAGCAGGTGGCGATCCGCAATGCGTCGCGCGAAAGAACGAAAGCGGTGGAGATCGTGGTTTAG
- a CDS encoding NifU family protein has translation MDSKEKTIELIEQALETVRPYLHADGGDVKFVELTDDLIVKLELQGSCQSCPMSAMTFRAGLEESIRKAVPYINKVVSSNVPELA, from the coding sequence ATGGATTCAAAAGAAAAAACCATAGAATTGATCGAGCAGGCGCTCGAAACGGTGCGTCCTTATCTGCATGCGGATGGCGGTGATGTGAAATTTGTGGAGCTGACGGACGACCTGATTGTGAAGCTTGAATTGCAAGGTTCCTGCCAAAGCTGCCCGATGAGCGCTATGACGTTCCGAGCAGGACTCGAAGAATCGATCCGCAAAGCCGTTCCTTACATTAATAAGGTAGTTTCCTCCAACGTGCCGGAGCTGGCATAA
- a CDS encoding D-alanine--D-alanine ligase family protein, with product MRIGIFFGGPSREREISYAGGKTAFEYLDKSLFEPVPVFVDSFGRFILLQNELMYLSEIREFYPAPGIQKDGFKTYVESFPELAAAPVPSEIGKQINPSEFKQYFDFAFLAMHGPDCEDGAIQGLLEWYKIPYSGPGLMGSAVGIDKILQNDMIALVNGQEKKSWTLKYSQWVPRDYPLLFQVLKKHLGLPLVFKAPHQGSSIGVAIVKDDSLEEFIAAVNQCFFQIELTAGTWKELDEAEKLAWGQKIANLDEGIGFPVILDGKTIYHPTTLISELEIYFSEGNEHALLSSSNAEDQVLVEEFVSGQEFSCGCIQFDDGSPLALPPSEVIKMVEVFDFNTKYKPGASRKRTPVGTTLEKNREIQQMIAATFRQLGIDACVRIDGFLKPDGTILLHDPNTIPGMSPTSFIFKQMAEIGLTVTQALTYLVRQSLRERIRSGKHTWALRALLARLDERINATVAAEKPVENIVFDATDEAYVEARRRYGLLNAEGKVKPVPVLKAADGQFYQLPNPLMFKEYVSDVEELLHAQRDPLLVETSQKAAALTRFYAGDVSYEVTRIESPAR from the coding sequence ATGCGTATCGGAATTTTTTTTGGAGGTCCTTCCCGCGAACGGGAAATATCATATGCAGGCGGAAAAACAGCATTTGAATACCTCGATAAGTCACTTTTTGAGCCGGTACCGGTTTTTGTGGACAGCTTTGGAAGGTTCATCCTGCTGCAAAACGAATTGATGTATTTGTCCGAAATCCGCGAGTTCTACCCCGCGCCGGGCATTCAAAAAGATGGCTTCAAAACCTACGTCGAATCCTTTCCCGAGCTGGCCGCTGCTCCGGTACCTTCCGAAATCGGAAAGCAAATCAATCCCTCCGAGTTCAAACAATACTTCGACTTCGCATTCCTCGCCATGCACGGCCCCGACTGCGAAGACGGCGCGATCCAGGGCCTGCTCGAATGGTACAAAATCCCTTACAGTGGCCCGGGTTTGATGGGTTCCGCGGTTGGGATTGATAAAATATTGCAAAATGACATGATTGCCCTCGTGAACGGGCAGGAAAAAAAGAGCTGGACACTCAAATACAGCCAGTGGGTCCCCAGGGATTACCCATTGCTCTTCCAGGTTTTGAAGAAGCACCTCGGTTTGCCATTGGTATTCAAAGCACCGCACCAGGGCTCGTCCATTGGTGTGGCCATTGTGAAGGATGATTCGCTCGAAGAATTTATCGCGGCTGTAAATCAATGCTTTTTCCAGATAGAACTGACCGCCGGAACGTGGAAAGAACTGGATGAAGCTGAAAAACTGGCGTGGGGACAAAAAATCGCTAACCTCGACGAAGGTATCGGCTTCCCGGTGATCCTGGACGGCAAAACGATCTATCACCCCACCACGCTGATCAGCGAACTGGAAATATACTTTTCGGAAGGGAATGAGCATGCATTACTGAGCAGTTCCAATGCGGAAGATCAGGTGTTGGTCGAGGAATTTGTAAGCGGGCAGGAGTTTTCCTGCGGCTGCATTCAGTTCGACGACGGTTCGCCGCTTGCATTGCCGCCGAGCGAGGTGATCAAAATGGTGGAGGTTTTTGATTTTAATACAAAATATAAACCCGGCGCCAGCCGCAAGCGCACTCCGGTGGGCACTACACTGGAAAAAAACCGCGAAATCCAGCAGATGATCGCGGCGACCTTCCGGCAACTGGGCATCGACGCCTGCGTGCGGATCGACGGCTTCCTGAAACCCGACGGCACCATCCTGCTCCACGACCCGAACACCATCCCGGGTATGTCGCCTACTTCCTTTATATTCAAGCAAATGGCGGAAATAGGGTTGACTGTCACCCAGGCATTGACCTATCTCGTGCGGCAATCCCTGCGCGAGCGAATCCGCTCGGGCAAGCACACTTGGGCGCTGCGTGCGTTACTCGCAAGGCTCGACGAGCGCATTAATGCTACCGTCGCCGCTGAAAAACCAGTGGAAAACATCGTCTTCGACGCAACGGATGAAGCGTATGTGGAGGCACGCCGCCGGTATGGCCTCTTGAATGCAGAGGGAAAAGTGAAGCCGGTGCCCGTCCTCAAAGCCGCTGACGGTCAGTTTTACCAGCTGCCTAATCCATTGATGTTCAAGGAGTATGTTTCTGATGTCGAGGAGTTGCTCCATGCGCAGCGCGATCCGTTGCTGGTCGAAACTTCGCAGAAAGCAGCCGCGCTGACCCGCTTTTACGCAGGGGATGTTTCCTACGAGGTAACCCGGATCGAAAGCCCCGCGCGCTGA
- a CDS encoding MGH1-like glycoside hydrolase domain-containing protein, whose translation MAQGAEKVRLSLQKENKGWKKWGPYLSERQWGTVREDYSGNGDAWNYITHEMALSKAYRWGEDGIGGFSDNKQHICLSFGFWNHKDKILKERIFGLTNRESNHGEDVKEMYYYLDSTPTHSYTKMLYKYPQQAFPYDKLRQENGRRGKQDPEYEIMDTGVFDNDEYFDIFIEHAKADEEDILMKVTVFNRGTEEAPITVLPTIMFRNTWSWGYEAFNYKPIMNGISNRLIEVTHRKHGKYNLYLDGADELLFCENETNFKKLYGTANNTAYPKDGINDYIVSGQKTNTVNPNSIGTKASARFTKTIKGGESATFRLRFVNHTISEPFGGFEDLFNKRIREADEFYDDLQRDVSDGDLRSIQRQSYAGMLWSKQFYYYNVYEWLKGDPAQPGPNQGRKWGRNSGWKHLYAANIISMPDKWEYPWFAAWDLAFHCVPLARVDADFAKRQLEILLREYYMHPNGQIPAYEWNFSDVNPPVHGWATWKVYEIDREQNNGVGDIEFLEKIFHKLLLNFTWWVNQKDDTGNNIFSGGFLGLDNIGVFDRSTPMPFGGKLQQADATGWMAMYTLNMLRISVEIALVHGVYQDMASKFFEHFLHIAGAMESIGGKNQTISLWDEEDQFYYDVIHIPNGQSILLKVRSIVGLIPLFAVEILDPQNLDKLPVFKRRVEWVLANRPDLARLISRWFESGKGENRLLSILRGHRMKMIMKRMLDESEFLSDYGVRALSKYHEENPYKFYINGEVLQVDYTPAEALTDIMGGNSNWRGPIWFPLNYLIFDSLMKFHTYYGEDFMIEYPTNSGNLTTIKEAALAIACRLIDIFKKDSEGRRAVYGHDEKMQKDPNFNDHVLFYEYFHGDNGRGCGASHQTGWTGLVAELIHKTAKESYSAIEKEVVEISK comes from the coding sequence ATGGCACAAGGAGCTGAAAAAGTTAGGTTAAGTCTTCAAAAAGAAAATAAGGGATGGAAGAAGTGGGGGCCTTACCTGTCGGAGCGCCAATGGGGCACGGTAAGGGAAGATTATAGCGGAAACGGCGACGCCTGGAACTATATCACCCACGAAATGGCCCTCTCCAAAGCATATCGCTGGGGCGAGGACGGGATCGGTGGTTTTTCTGATAACAAGCAACACATATGTCTGTCGTTCGGATTCTGGAACCATAAGGACAAAATACTGAAAGAGCGGATTTTCGGGCTTACCAACCGGGAATCAAACCACGGGGAGGATGTGAAGGAAATGTACTATTACCTCGATAGCACACCCACGCATTCGTATACCAAAATGCTCTACAAATATCCGCAGCAGGCGTTTCCCTACGATAAACTGCGCCAGGAAAACGGTCGCCGCGGCAAACAGGACCCGGAATATGAAATCATGGACACGGGTGTGTTCGATAACGACGAGTATTTCGACATTTTTATTGAGCACGCGAAGGCCGACGAGGAGGACATTCTCATGAAAGTGACCGTGTTCAACCGGGGTACGGAAGAAGCACCGATTACGGTGCTGCCGACGATTATGTTCCGCAACACATGGTCGTGGGGATACGAGGCATTCAATTACAAACCGATCATGAACGGCATTTCCAACCGGCTGATCGAAGTGACGCACCGGAAACACGGGAAATACAACCTTTACCTCGACGGTGCGGACGAACTGCTATTCTGCGAGAACGAAACCAACTTCAAGAAACTCTACGGCACAGCCAACAATACGGCTTATCCAAAGGACGGTATCAATGATTATATCGTCAGCGGGCAAAAAACCAACACGGTCAACCCGAACAGCATTGGCACAAAGGCCTCAGCGCGTTTTACCAAAACCATCAAAGGCGGTGAAAGCGCCACATTCCGCTTGCGTTTTGTAAATCACACCATTTCGGAGCCTTTCGGCGGTTTTGAGGATTTGTTCAACAAAAGAATCCGCGAAGCCGACGAGTTTTATGACGACCTTCAACGCGACGTGTCCGACGGCGACCTGCGCTCGATCCAGCGGCAATCCTACGCCGGAATGCTTTGGAGCAAGCAGTTCTACTATTATAATGTATACGAATGGCTCAAAGGCGACCCTGCCCAGCCGGGGCCGAACCAGGGCCGAAAATGGGGCCGCAACTCGGGCTGGAAGCATTTATATGCGGCCAATATCATATCAATGCCCGATAAATGGGAGTACCCGTGGTTTGCCGCCTGGGATTTAGCCTTCCATTGCGTGCCGCTCGCCCGTGTGGATGCCGATTTTGCCAAAAGACAGCTCGAAATCCTCCTGCGCGAGTACTATATGCACCCCAACGGCCAGATACCCGCCTACGAGTGGAACTTCTCCGACGTAAACCCGCCGGTGCACGGCTGGGCGACGTGGAAAGTGTACGAGATCGACCGCGAACAGAATAATGGCGTGGGCGATATTGAATTTCTGGAAAAAATCTTCCATAAATTACTCCTGAACTTCACCTGGTGGGTAAACCAGAAGGACGACACGGGCAATAACATTTTCAGCGGCGGGTTCCTGGGCCTCGATAATATCGGGGTATTCGACCGGTCGACGCCGATGCCGTTCGGCGGTAAGCTGCAACAGGCAGATGCTACGGGCTGGATGGCGATGTACACGCTCAATATGCTCCGCATTTCGGTGGAAATTGCGCTGGTGCATGGCGTTTACCAGGATATGGCTTCCAAATTCTTCGAGCACTTCCTGCACATCGCAGGCGCTATGGAATCGATTGGTGGCAAAAACCAGACGATCAGCTTGTGGGATGAGGAAGACCAGTTCTATTATGACGTAATCCACATTCCGAACGGGCAGAGCATCCTGCTCAAAGTGCGTTCAATAGTAGGACTCATCCCGCTTTTTGCCGTGGAAATCCTCGATCCGCAAAATCTGGACAAGCTGCCGGTTTTCAAACGGCGCGTGGAATGGGTGTTGGCCAACCGGCCGGACCTGGCGCGGCTGATATCCCGCTGGTTTGAATCAGGTAAGGGCGAAAACAGGCTCCTGTCGATCCTGCGCGGCCACCGGATGAAGATGATCATGAAACGGATGCTCGATGAGAGCGAGTTTTTGTCGGATTACGGCGTGCGGGCATTGTCCAAATACCACGAGGAAAATCCGTACAAGTTTTATATCAACGGCGAGGTGTTGCAGGTGGATTACACGCCCGCCGAGGCGCTTACCGACATCATGGGCGGTAATTCCAACTGGCGCGGGCCGATCTGGTTCCCGCTTAACTACCTTATTTTCGACTCGTTAATGAAATTCCACACCTACTACGGCGAGGATTTCATGATCGAATACCCGACCAATTCCGGCAACCTTACCACAATCAAGGAAGCGGCATTGGCCATTGCCTGCCGCCTCATCGACATTTTCAAGAAAGATTCGGAAGGAAGGCGTGCGGTGTACGGGCATGACGAGAAAATGCAGAAAGACCCGAATTTCAACGATCACGTACTATTTTACGAGTATTTCCATGGCGACAATGGCCGTGGTTGCGGTGCGAGCCATCAGACAGGCTGGACGGGCCTGGTAGCGGAACTGATCCACAAAACAGCCAAAGAATCGTATTCAGCGATCGAGAAAGAAGTAGTGGAGATCAGTAAATAA